Proteins co-encoded in one Kribbella qitaiheensis genomic window:
- a CDS encoding aminotransferase class I/II-fold pyridoxal phosphate-dependent enzyme, which translates to MIGWRVGWVVGPEAVMSDVGLVGMTNVVCQVGIAQEAVAAALSDPGAAKDVAAATRIWQDRCDHILAALDGYPCIRPDGGWSLLIDTVSMGFTPAEASQRLFDRAQVAATPMNGWGPTGERYLRLVFANEPLDRLGDLNSRFDAAFS; encoded by the coding sequence ATGATCGGCTGGCGGGTCGGCTGGGTGGTCGGGCCGGAAGCGGTGATGAGCGATGTCGGCCTCGTTGGAATGACCAACGTCGTCTGCCAGGTCGGCATCGCGCAGGAGGCCGTCGCAGCCGCCTTGAGCGACCCGGGCGCCGCCAAGGATGTCGCCGCTGCCACCAGGATCTGGCAGGACCGATGTGACCACATCCTGGCGGCTCTGGACGGCTATCCCTGTATCCGCCCGGACGGCGGCTGGTCGCTGCTGATCGACACCGTCAGCATGGGCTTCACGCCGGCCGAAGCATCCCAGCGCCTGTTCGACCGCGCTCAGGTCGCAGCCACCCCGATGAACGGCTGGGGACCTACCGGCGAGCGCTATCTCCGCCTCGTCTTCGCCAACGAACCCCTCGACCGCCTCGGCGACCTGAACAGCCGGTTCGACGCCGCCTTCTCCTGA
- a CDS encoding helix-turn-helix domain-containing protein, translating to MTISRTVGSNLRQHRRSRQLSLTDLAAAAGIGKTTLHALELGEGNPTLSTLWALAAALEVPLGALLEDEPQPVTVVRAAEGPRVDGDSVHARLLHRLNVRGSVEVYELALDQTQQLSEAHLPGVQECLVVTRGRVKAGPADAPVDLAAGDSVHHQAAQPHVYEGLADDNQALLLMIYDS from the coding sequence GTGACGATCTCCAGAACAGTCGGGAGCAACCTGCGCCAGCACCGCCGATCGCGGCAGTTGTCGTTAACGGATCTCGCCGCCGCCGCGGGGATCGGAAAGACGACCCTGCATGCGCTGGAGTTGGGGGAGGGCAACCCGACCTTGAGCACGTTGTGGGCACTGGCCGCCGCGTTGGAGGTCCCGCTAGGTGCTCTGCTGGAGGACGAGCCTCAACCGGTGACAGTGGTCCGTGCCGCAGAAGGTCCCAGGGTCGACGGAGACTCGGTCCATGCCCGCCTCCTGCACAGGCTGAACGTCCGCGGCAGCGTGGAGGTCTACGAACTCGCCCTCGACCAGACGCAGCAACTGTCGGAGGCGCACCTGCCAGGCGTTCAGGAATGCCTGGTGGTCACTCGCGGTCGAGTGAAGGCAGGCCCGGCGGACGCCCCGGTCGACCTCGCCGCCGGCGACTCGGTCCACCACCAAGCCGCGCAACCGCACGTCTACGAAGGCCTGGCTGACGACAACCAAGCTCTATTGCTGATGATTTACGACTCCTAA
- a CDS encoding FAD-dependent monooxygenase: MESTTVLIAGAGPTGLMLACELRLAGIDVQVIDRLDDRGDESRAGGMHPRTLEVLDQRGLLAPFLTQGRPIQAGHFAGIRLNFSKFDTRYPYTLALLQSRVERLLEAHLVELGGQVRWSSEITGIDQDDEGITVRLNGSGQLRADYLVGCDGGRSTVRRLADIGFSGTPATMTALLADVELADPPDRPYLLERTELGDFAVLDFEPGWYRVMVQQYDRVLDRQAKVSFDDVRSAMVRVAGTDFGMHSPRWVSHFGDAARLADRYRSGRALLAGDAAHIHFPSGGQGMNTGIQDAVNLGWKLALVVTGSAPQALLDSYETERRPVADRVLRNTRAQVLLSRPGPNVDALRETFAALLQADGANETLGTMISALDLKYPIGDEHPLLGRRVPDLDLKTIDGTVRLYELLHPGRPILLDFGAGLGSGLEGWTDRVDHIEAIRPTDRWAIPAVGDIQASMALLIRPDGHVAWLPEATTELHTALTTWFGPSRLGVVNHQQ, encoded by the coding sequence ATGGAGTCCACGACCGTCCTGATCGCCGGCGCCGGCCCGACCGGCCTGATGCTGGCCTGCGAGCTTCGCCTGGCGGGCATCGACGTCCAGGTAATCGACCGTCTCGACGATCGCGGCGACGAATCGCGGGCCGGCGGCATGCACCCGCGCACGCTCGAGGTTCTCGATCAGCGCGGCCTGCTCGCGCCGTTCCTGACCCAGGGTCGCCCGATCCAGGCCGGGCACTTCGCCGGGATCCGGCTGAACTTCAGCAAGTTCGACACGCGGTACCCGTACACGCTGGCGCTGCTCCAATCGAGGGTCGAGCGACTGCTCGAGGCGCACCTCGTCGAGTTGGGCGGCCAGGTCCGATGGTCGTCCGAGATCACCGGCATCGACCAGGACGACGAAGGCATCACTGTGCGGCTCAACGGCTCGGGGCAGCTCCGGGCCGACTACCTGGTCGGCTGCGACGGCGGCCGGAGCACGGTGCGCAGACTCGCCGACATCGGCTTCTCCGGTACGCCGGCAACGATGACAGCGCTGCTCGCCGACGTCGAACTGGCCGATCCGCCGGACCGGCCCTATCTTCTGGAGCGCACCGAACTGGGCGACTTCGCGGTGCTCGACTTCGAACCAGGCTGGTACCGGGTCATGGTTCAGCAGTACGACCGGGTTCTGGATCGACAGGCGAAGGTCAGCTTCGACGACGTACGGTCGGCCATGGTCCGCGTTGCCGGGACGGACTTCGGCATGCACAGCCCACGCTGGGTCTCTCACTTCGGCGACGCCGCCCGACTCGCCGACCGGTACCGGAGCGGCCGCGCTCTGCTCGCCGGGGACGCCGCGCACATCCACTTCCCGTCCGGCGGGCAGGGGATGAACACCGGAATCCAGGATGCGGTCAACCTCGGCTGGAAACTGGCTCTCGTCGTCACCGGCAGCGCCCCGCAAGCCCTCTTGGACAGCTACGAAACAGAGCGCCGCCCGGTGGCCGATCGGGTCCTGCGAAACACCCGTGCGCAAGTCCTCCTCAGCCGTCCAGGTCCGAACGTCGACGCTCTGCGCGAGACCTTCGCCGCGCTCCTCCAGGCCGATGGTGCCAACGAGACGCTCGGCACGATGATCTCCGCCCTCGATCTCAAGTACCCGATCGGCGACGAACACCCGCTCCTCGGTCGTCGCGTCCCCGACCTCGATCTGAAGACCATCGACGGCACCGTCCGCCTCTACGAGCTTCTGCACCCGGGCCGGCCCATCCTGCTCGACTTCGGCGCCGGTCTCGGTTCAGGCCTCGAAGGCTGGACCGATCGTGTCGACCACATCGAAGCCATCCGGCCCACCGATCGCTGGGCCATCCCCGCCGTCGGCGATATTCAGGCCTCCATGGCACTGCTCATTCGCCCCGACGGCCACGTGGCCTGGCTCCCCGAAGCCACTACCGAGCTGCACACCGCCCTGACCACCTGGTTCGGCCCGTCGCGGTTAGGAGTCGTAAATCATCAGCAATAG
- a CDS encoding TetR/AcrR family transcriptional regulator C-terminal domain-containing protein — MKLNSRLIARTALGLLNEVGLDGLTMRLLAKELGVQAAALYWHLKNKQELLDAMAAIMFHELNDGLEAPRKNTDWADWIGDRVRAMRRMMLTYRDGARVFAGSYIAESELPRSIELTLATMVDAGFSVRDAARGFPVLLHYVIGFTIEEQARDGAAYLDQNPYQTDDPAQGVDEQRFPLAAQAAADLLDAQTETGFEDGLQVILAGLRARYLDN, encoded by the coding sequence ATGAAGCTCAACAGCCGGCTGATCGCCAGGACCGCCCTCGGCCTGCTCAACGAGGTCGGCCTCGACGGACTGACCATGCGCTTGCTCGCCAAAGAGCTCGGCGTCCAGGCGGCGGCGCTGTACTGGCATCTGAAGAACAAGCAGGAACTCCTCGACGCGATGGCGGCGATCATGTTCCACGAGCTCAACGACGGGCTGGAAGCGCCGAGGAAGAACACCGACTGGGCTGACTGGATCGGCGACCGGGTCCGCGCCATGCGCCGGATGATGCTGACCTACCGCGACGGCGCCCGGGTGTTCGCCGGCAGCTACATCGCCGAATCGGAACTTCCCAGATCCATCGAACTGACCCTGGCCACCATGGTCGACGCCGGATTCTCGGTACGCGACGCGGCCCGCGGCTTCCCGGTCCTCCTCCACTACGTGATCGGCTTCACCATCGAGGAACAGGCCCGCGACGGCGCTGCCTACCTCGACCAGAACCCGTACCAGACCGACGACCCGGCCCAAGGCGTCGATGAGCAACGTTTCCCCCTCGCCGCCCAGGCCGCCGCCGACCTCCTCGACGCCCAAACCGAAACCGGCTTCGAAGATGGCCTCCAGGTGATACTGGCCGGCCTCCGAGCCCGCTACCTCGACAACTGA
- a CDS encoding sigma-70 family RNA polymerase sigma factor has translation MSVGEEGFDRLVEPFRTELLAYCYRMLGSAHDAEDLVQDTYLRAWRARAQYDETRSSLRTWLYRIATNACLTALKGSGRRPLPSGLVSAADPLGPLVQGESAAWLQPLPDSLLDAGDPARAVVDRSSLRLAFVAALQHLSARQRGALVLRDVLSFSASEAAEILGTTAVSVNSSLQRARTRVKEVEVRQEGLSEPSTAEQRAWVDRYMKAFELADVEGLKRLLTEDVLMEMPPVLNWFVGRGNYGLFMEWVFEKAGTDWCLKAVAANGQPGFAAYRRVGDGYELHTLQVFTVTAEGISRNSVFQDPEVFASFGLAAGLDAQGQVRGGDGP, from the coding sequence GTGTCGGTAGGGGAAGAAGGCTTCGATCGTCTGGTCGAGCCGTTCCGGACTGAGTTGCTGGCGTACTGCTATCGGATGCTCGGCTCCGCTCACGACGCCGAGGACTTGGTCCAGGACACGTACCTGAGGGCGTGGCGGGCGCGGGCGCAGTACGACGAAACTCGCAGCTCACTGCGTACCTGGCTCTACCGGATCGCGACCAACGCCTGCCTGACCGCCTTGAAGGGGAGCGGCCGCCGACCGCTGCCATCGGGTCTGGTGTCCGCGGCGGACCCGCTCGGGCCACTCGTCCAGGGAGAGAGCGCAGCCTGGCTCCAGCCCTTGCCGGACTCGTTGCTGGACGCGGGCGATCCGGCGAGGGCCGTGGTCGACCGCAGCAGCCTGCGCTTGGCGTTCGTCGCCGCTCTGCAGCACCTGTCGGCACGTCAGCGCGGTGCGCTGGTACTGCGTGACGTGCTCAGCTTCTCCGCATCCGAGGCAGCGGAAATCCTCGGCACCACCGCCGTGTCGGTGAACAGCTCCCTGCAACGGGCGCGGACCCGGGTGAAGGAAGTCGAGGTCCGTCAGGAAGGCCTCAGTGAGCCCTCCACCGCCGAGCAGCGCGCCTGGGTCGATCGCTACATGAAGGCGTTCGAGCTGGCCGACGTCGAGGGGCTCAAGCGGCTGCTCACCGAGGACGTGCTGATGGAGATGCCGCCGGTGCTCAACTGGTTCGTTGGCCGCGGCAACTACGGCCTGTTCATGGAATGGGTCTTCGAGAAGGCTGGAACGGACTGGTGCCTGAAGGCGGTCGCTGCCAACGGCCAGCCCGGGTTCGCCGCCTATCGGCGCGTCGGTGACGGGTACGAGTTGCACACGCTCCAGGTCTTCACCGTCACCGCCGAGGGCATCAGCCGGAACTCGGTCTTCCAGGATCCCGAGGTCTTCGCATCCTTCGGTCTGGCGGCCGGACTCGACGCCCAGGGACAGGTCCGCGGCGGAGACGGTCCGTAG
- a CDS encoding SgcJ/EcaC family oxidoreductase encodes MSDSRADDQAAIKAVLVDSYQAWEAGDADGMVADYTADATAIMTGSLRNSRDEIRKSMALGFEGPLKGTSTYNKQLSIRFVGRDGAIVISESGILFGDQTEVADAGKVNCTWVFEKRDGQWLIAAYHNSPMLAPGQ; translated from the coding sequence ATGTCAGACAGTCGTGCCGATGACCAGGCCGCAATCAAGGCCGTACTGGTTGACTCCTACCAGGCGTGGGAGGCCGGCGACGCCGACGGCATGGTCGCCGACTACACCGCGGACGCGACCGCGATCATGACCGGCTCGCTCCGCAACAGCCGTGACGAGATCCGCAAGAGCATGGCGCTGGGCTTCGAGGGGCCGCTCAAAGGCACTTCGACGTACAACAAGCAGCTCAGTATCCGTTTCGTCGGCCGGGACGGTGCGATCGTCATCAGCGAATCCGGCATCCTGTTCGGCGACCAGACCGAGGTTGCCGACGCGGGCAAGGTGAACTGCACCTGGGTGTTCGAGAAGCGGGACGGCCAGTGGCTGATCGCCGCGTATCACAACAGCCCGATGCTGGCGCCCGGGCAGTGA
- a CDS encoding DUF1737 domain-containing protein, whose amino-acid sequence MSVPPNGLPAYRVLTGPDDAAFCHRVSEAIALGYCLYEGPAVTFNGERVIVAQALLWPQGETASDSPTTAGVPG is encoded by the coding sequence ATGAGTGTGCCTCCGAACGGCCTACCTGCCTACCGAGTCCTGACCGGTCCCGATGACGCCGCCTTCTGCCATCGGGTCAGCGAGGCGATCGCGCTCGGCTACTGCCTGTACGAGGGCCCCGCCGTGACCTTCAACGGCGAGCGTGTGATCGTTGCGCAGGCGCTCCTATGGCCGCAGGGCGAAACAGCCAGTGACTCGCCAACAACCGCTGGTGTTCCGGGCTGA